The genomic stretch TCTCCGCGATCTCGGTGGCCGCCTCGACACCGGTCAGACCGCCGCCGCAGACGGTGACGGTGCCGCCGGCCTCGGCGACCTCGGTCAGCCGCTCGGCGAACCGGCCCGCGATCTCGATGCTGTTGAGGGTGAACGCGTGGGCGTCGACGCCGGGAACCTTGCCGGTGTCGGTCGCACTGCCCAGCGCGTACACGAGGGTGTCGTAGCCGAGGGACATCTTCCCGTCGATGGTGACGGTCCGTGCCTCGGGGTCGATCGCGGTGGCGGCGCCCTCGACGAACCGGACACCGGTCCCCTCCAGCATGCCGGGGATCCGGTGCTCGGTCAGCGTCTGTCCGGCCGCGACCTGGTGCATCCGCAGCCGCTCCACGAACCGGCCCGTCGGGTTGACCAGAGTGATCCGCACTCCCGTCTTACGGGTGCGGTGCGCCAGGCGCACGGCGGTGAACATACCGGTGTAGCCCGCGCCGAGAACCACGATGTGGTGGCCGTTGGACATCTCCATCTCCCCTGTTCGGCACCGGCTTCCGTGCCGGTGACGCCCATGGGACAAGCGGGCCTCCGCAGACGTGACAGGTCGCCGATGTGACCCACGCCACACCCCCGTGGCCCCGGACGGAACGGCCGGTACCGGCCTAGAACGGCGAGTAGTCCTCCGGCGGGTCCTCCCCCACCCGGCCGTCGATCGACTCACGGATCAGGTCCACCTGCCCCACGTGACGCGCGTACTCCTCGACGATGTCGATCAGCAGGCGGCGCAGGCTCGGGGACTCACCGGTGCGCGTGGTGTAGGCGACGAGCCCGCCGGGACCGCCGTCCGTCAGCGCCTTGCGTATGTTCGCGCGGGAGCGGGTGACCTCTGCGTGCCAGAGCGCGTACAGCTCCTCGGGGGTGTGCTCGGCGGCCGAACGCCAGTCCCAGTCCGGCTCCGCCTCCCAGTCCACCGTGTTCCACGGCGGTCCCGGGTCCTCCCCGAGCAGCCGCAGGGTGAAGTACTCGGCCTCCACCAGGGCCAGATGCTTCAGCATCCCGCCCACGGTGAGCGCCGAGGGCGCGAGCCGTGCGCTCAGGCCCGCCGCGTCCAGGCCCTCGCACTTCCAGGCGAAGATGCGGCGCTGCCGCTCCAGGGAGCCGACCAGGGTGTCGGCCTCGTCGCCCGCGATCGGGGGTTCAAGCAAGATCTCGATGTCCTCACTCATGATCCGCAGCCTAGGCGGGCGCACTGACAGACACCTGGACTTCCCCGGATTCTTTGACTAAAGTCAAAGAAATATGGAACCCGTTTCGATGGAACCCATGTCGAGGGAACCCGTGTCGGCGGAGCACGTAACGGCATTCCGCCGCTTCAACCGCTATTTCACGCGACGTATCGGCGCCCTCGACGACCACTATCTCGGCCAGGACCGCCCGCTCGGCGAGGCCCGGCTGCTGTTCGAGGTCGCGGAGCCGGTCTCGCTGCGCGAGCTGCGCAGCCGACTCGGCCTGGACGCGGGCTACTTGAGCCGACTGGCCAAGGCACTTCAGGCGCAGGGCATGATCCGGCTCAGCGCGCACCCGGACGACAACCGGCTGCGGATGGTCGAGTTGACCCCGGCCGGCCGCATCGAGCTCAAGGAGCAGCAGCGCCGCGCCAACGCCCTGGTGGCCGAACTGCTCGGCGGTCTCACGCCGGTGCAGCGCACCGAACTGGCCGAGGCGATGTCCACCACCCGCCGCCTGCTGCGCCTGGCTGCCATCACCATCTCCCTGGTCGACGGGGCGAGCGCGGACGCACGCGCGTGCCTCGACGCCTACGCCGCCGACATCGACGCCCGCTTCCCCGAGGGCTTCGACCCCGCCGGCCTCGTCCGCCCCGAGGAGGTCTCGGGCGACGCCGGGGCGTTCTTCGTGGCGTACGAGGAGGGCGTGCCGGTGGGCTGCGGGGCGCTGCGGCGGCTGGAGCCCGGCGTCGGCGAGATCCGGCACGTGTGGGTGCACCCGGCCGCCCGCCGCCTGGGGCTCGCCCGCCGGCTGCTCGGCGCGCTCGAAGGCGAGGCGTCCGCCCGGCAGTTGTCGGTCGTACGGCTGGACACGCATGCCGCGCTCGATGAGGCGCAGGCGATGTACCGGGCGTGCGGATACACGGAGATCCCGCGCTACGACGACAACATCTATGCCAGCCACTGGTTCGAGAAGCGGCTCCCAAGCCGCTGACGTCCCGTCACCCGCAATCACCGCCCGAGGGGCAGAAGGAGCCCAGGGCCGTGGTGAGGGGCGCGCGAATCCGCTCGGGGGCCAGCTCCTCCGGACCGCTGGCGCGGATCGCGTACGGCGTCCCGTCGGCGGCCTCGAAGCGGTGGTCGACGACCAGGCGGGGGCCCTTGTCCTCGTCGTCGTAGCGGTAGGTCAGCTCCGCGAAGCCGGGACCCGAGTCGCGGGCGAGGGCCCGGTAGCCGGTGCGGCTCGCGAAGCCGTAGCCGGGGGCGGTCTCGGCCTGCGCGAGGGACTCCTCGACGGTCGGCTCCGCGATCCGGAAGATCTGGAGCCGGCGGCCGTCGTCCGGGGCGTCGTAGAAGACCACGGGGGCCTCCTCACCCGCCTTCTGACGGCGGATCCAGTCCTCGGGGACGAGGAGGGTGTAGCCGACGGGGTCCTGGGCGCGGCGGTAGCCCGGGGCGGTGGTCGCCGTCCCGGACGGCGGCGAGGTGCTCGTCCCGGACGGCGGTGCGGTCGTCACGGTCAGATCCGTGGCCCCGGCCGAGCCTCCGTCGTCCTCCCTGATCAGGACCCACGCCCCGGCGCCGGCACCCACACCCAGGACGACCGCGGCCAGCAGGGCCAGGACCAGACGGCGAGGACGGTGAGCACGCGGCGGCTCGGGAGCGGGGGCGGGGGCAGGCCGGTGGCCGCCGTACGTCTGGGTCTCGGCCGTGGACCACGGCGGTACGGTGCCGTCCGGTCGACGCGCGGACCAGGGCGCCTGGCCGCGCTCCTCGCTCGGTTCGTGTCCCCATCCGCTCATCGCGAACCCCCCGAATCGCCGTACCGGGCAACGCTTTTCCGACGGTAGCGGCAGAACAGGCCACAGGCCCCGTTCCGGACGAAACCGGTACGGGGCCTGTGCGGGCTGCGCTGAGGGAGCCGGGGCTCAGATGAGGCCGAGGGCGCGGACCGCGTCCCGCTCCTCCGCCAGCTCGGCGACGGAGGCATCGATCCGGGCGCGGGAGAAGTCGTTGATCTCCAGGCCCTGGACGATCTCGTACTTGCCGTCCTTGGTGGTGACGGGGAAGGAGGAGATCAGGCCCTCCGGGACGCCGTAGGAGCCGTCCGACGGGATGCCCATGGAGACCCAGTCGCCGTCGGCGGTGCCGTTGACCCAGGTGTGGACGTGGTCGATGGCGGCGTTGGCGGCCGAGGCGGCGGAGGAGGCGCCACGGGCCTCGATGATCGCCGCACCGCGCTTGGCGACGGTCGGGATGAAGTCGTCGGCCAGCCACTTCTCGTCGCTCACGACCTCGGCGGCGTTCTTGCCGGCGATGGTGGCGTGGAAGATGTCCGGGTACTGGGTGGCGGAGTGGTTGCCCCAGATGGTCAGGCGCTTGATGTCGGCGACCGTGGAGCCCGTCTTCTTCGCGAGCTGGGTCAGCGCGCGGTTGTGGTCCAGACGGGTCATCGCGGTGAAGCGCTCGGCCGGTACGTCCGGGGCGGACGCCTGGGCGATCAGGGCGTTGGTGTTGGCCGGGTTGCCGACGACGAGGACCTTGATGTCGTCCGCGGCGTGGTCGTTGATGGCCTTGCCCTGCGGCTTGAAGATGCCGCCGTTGGCCTCCAGGAGGTCACCGCGCTCCATGCCCTTGGTGCGGGGGCGGGCGCCGACGAGCAGCGCGACATTGGCGCCGTCGAAGGCGACGTTCGGGTCGTCGCTGATCTCGATGCCCTGGAGAAGCGGGAACGCGCAGTCGTCCAGCTCCATGGCCGTGCCCTCGGCGGCCTTCAGCGCCGGGGTGATCTCCAGCAGGCGCAGCTTGACCGGCACGTCCGCGCCGAGCAGCTGGCCGGAGGCGATGCGGAAGAGCAGGGCGTAACCGATCTGGCCGGCCGCGCCGGTGACGGTGACGTTCACGGGAGTGCGGGTCATGGCGTTCTCCGTATGACAGCTGGCGGTGGGGCGGCACTGCCCCGGTACGGACGTACAGATGATCGATCTCTTGGTATCAAGAGATCCAGCGGTCAGGCTATCGCGCCCGCGTGATCCCCGACGTCCGGGTCGGTGTGGCCCACCCCACAGCACCTCGAATGGGCAACCCCCAGCAACTGAAAGAGGCGGCCGCCCGGTCCGGGAGAGGTTGGACCGGTACGACCGCCGGTGGGGGTACCGGACTGCCGGACTCCCGTGGGGGTACGGGGCGCGTGCCCCCGATGGAGCGGAGTATTCCTGCGCCCCTGAACTTGTTACGGCCTACTGCGTGCAGCCTTCCTGCCCCGCCGCCAGGGTCACACAGGCCGTCGCGTCGCCCGCGTCCTTCACCGCGACCATC from Streptomyces davaonensis JCM 4913 encodes the following:
- a CDS encoding DinB family protein, whose amino-acid sequence is MSEDIEILLEPPIAGDEADTLVGSLERQRRIFAWKCEGLDAAGLSARLAPSALTVGGMLKHLALVEAEYFTLRLLGEDPGPPWNTVDWEAEPDWDWRSAAEHTPEELYALWHAEVTRSRANIRKALTDGGPGGLVAYTTRTGESPSLRRLLIDIVEEYARHVGQVDLIRESIDGRVGEDPPEDYSPF
- a CDS encoding bifunctional helix-turn-helix transcriptional regulator/GNAT family N-acetyltransferase; the protein is MEPMSREPVSAEHVTAFRRFNRYFTRRIGALDDHYLGQDRPLGEARLLFEVAEPVSLRELRSRLGLDAGYLSRLAKALQAQGMIRLSAHPDDNRLRMVELTPAGRIELKEQQRRANALVAELLGGLTPVQRTELAEAMSTTRRLLRLAAITISLVDGASADARACLDAYAADIDARFPEGFDPAGLVRPEEVSGDAGAFFVAYEEGVPVGCGALRRLEPGVGEIRHVWVHPAARRLGLARRLLGALEGEASARQLSVVRLDTHAALDEAQAMYRACGYTEIPRYDDNIYASHWFEKRLPSR
- a CDS encoding malate dehydrogenase; amino-acid sequence: MTRTPVNVTVTGAAGQIGYALLFRIASGQLLGADVPVKLRLLEITPALKAAEGTAMELDDCAFPLLQGIEISDDPNVAFDGANVALLVGARPRTKGMERGDLLEANGGIFKPQGKAINDHAADDIKVLVVGNPANTNALIAQASAPDVPAERFTAMTRLDHNRALTQLAKKTGSTVADIKRLTIWGNHSATQYPDIFHATIAGKNAAEVVSDEKWLADDFIPTVAKRGAAIIEARGASSAASAANAAIDHVHTWVNGTADGDWVSMGIPSDGSYGVPEGLISSFPVTTKDGKYEIVQGLEINDFSRARIDASVAELAEERDAVRALGLI